AGTTTCTTGAACAAGTATTAACACTATCTTTTGAAAACCCCGAGTCTCAGTTTGCTACAATAGTTTGTAAAAACTGGGTTTGGATAACTAGAAAAAATAATTACTCAGAACTAACATAGGTATTTCAGAAGATTCTACAATGAACTAATAATAATAATAAAGAAAAAATTGTAAATCTGATTCAAGGAATTTATGAAACTACCTGGGATAGTATCTCAGATACAGAAGTAAATATTTTATTAGAGCAGAAAAATAATTTCTTACAGACTAATTCATCTATCCCCTTTCTCAGTTTAATGGGTGGAATTTTCTTTCCCAATTTAGACAGAATCAAAAATACACTACAAAATGTATTTAATGAGCTTGATAATCAATAATTGCTTAATCAGTTAACTACATTTTTAGCATTATTAGACTATGCAATACATTCACTGAATATTAGGACTAATAATGTAAATAATCCTTCCTTGAGTTATGGGATTTTAGATCAAGTTTTACATCCACCTGACATGTATAATCTTAATGGTAGAAGTATTGACCATTTACAAGAAATATTGCAAATATTTGCTAAACTAGATTTGGAGTGGCTCTTGAATGCTGTATAAACACGCTTAGAAATGTCTTTAGAATCCGATAGTTCCACTAGAATACGAAATATTACCCAGTTTACAAAGATTATCTGAATTGGTTATTCCTATTTGTTTAGAACAAGTAAATGATAATAAAGTAAGAAACATACTCACAACTATACTATAATATATTGATACTTCTCCAATGTTAGTGTATAGTTTACCTCAGCATTTATTTGAGGTTACTCTTAATAGAGTATTTACCAGTGATTTAGTTATAGAAAAGCTGCGAGATTCTAAAGTAAAGGAAAATCCACAAGAAATTTATCAGTGGTCAAATTTTGCTGGTTATTACCCAGAAGAGTCTCCTAACCGGCGTAAAATTGCCCATGAGACTTACTCTCTAGCAATTCAATTTAATGATAGTAATAAATATTCAATTCTACAAGCTCTGACTAATCCTAAATAAAAAACATGGATGTCAAGTATAGGAACAGTTGCTGCAATTTTTGAAGCAGAGGTAGAAACAGCAGAACAAAAACTAGAGACTGAAAATGATTCAGTTCTTAAACCATACTGGGAATGGAGATTGCAATTAGCATAAGTAGAAATAGAACGTCAAACTGAACTAGTTAAAGAGGAGATAGAAGAATAAATGCAGAAAGATTAAAAGATTATATAAATAACAGCACTAATAAGTTATAATAAATAGTTGATACATTAAATGTATATAGTTTTTCATTATTTTTGCATGATACATCTATCAATAAAATTAAAGAATTTGAACAAATAGGAGGTGATTTATCTTGTATAAATACTCTTGTGAATGGTAGAGAGGATCCCCATAAACTACTAGAAAAACTACTCTGTGATACTAATACCTGTAATGATATTTTTAGATATTCTGGAACAGAAATTACTTTTGAAAATGCCCGACTACTTTAGTTTCAAGCGTATCTTGCAACAACTTAGGCTATATATGACTCAATTACAAGTAAGATTTCTCTATTTTTTGTCTTGAATCAGCCTGTAAAAATCTGACTAGTCCATCACAATTAATTAGCCACTTTATCAAAGAAAATAAATCTTCTTATATTAGTTACTTTATAAAAGTAAATTATGGTTAGTTTATGGGTACTTGTTATGCTATAAGAAATTATTTTGTTCATCATAGTGCTGTCAATTATGGAAATTTTTTCCAGGGTACAAACCTAGTAGATAAATCTAAGATATCTCAAGATGCCTGGAATTTTATCAATGATAAAATAAGAGGATATAACGTAACAAATGATCAACATCGTTTAGGCTTAGAATTTGAATAGAACTCTTATTTAGATGGAGTTAAGATGCCTGTTCTCATGAAGTACAAAAAGCATTCCATAGCCTAGTTCATAAACACAAAATTGGTGAATACCATCTTCCCAAAGATTCAATTGTCATTGGTGCGGGTAATCGCGCTCAAGATAGTGCAATCGTTAAACCCATGTCTTCACCTTTACTCAACCGCATAGTTCATGTCCATTTAAAGGTTTCCCATTGAGACTAGTTAGATTGGACAAAAATCATGATATTCATCCCTGGGTAATTGAATATATTAAAACTCGTCCAGATCATCTCTGGAGTCAACCTCCTAAATATGAAGGACCTTTTTCCTTGATCGGGCGACAAGGAATATAAAACTAATATAGATAAAGGGTTAAAGGTAATAGATGCACTCAAAAAATCTGGTGCTTATTAACAATTTTATGGGGTTATTAAACAGCTATTTATAAGGTGCAGTTTGATGGTAAAAAAGAATGGTCTCATCAAAATAACAAAACAATAAAAATAAATACTACCATCATTTTATCAAGAAATCCTCGAATAATACCTGAGTAATAGACAGTTAATCATCCTGAAAATGGTGGTGTGGGTACTTCAAACACAGAAAAGAGTCAGAATAGGAAGATTAGCAGCTAACCTGCCATTACCAATAGAAGAAAGTAGCCATCGTCGTCATATACAAAGATTTTTGAACTCTAATCAATTGAGTGTAGTGCTGCTATAGTTTCCAACTATTGCACCAATTTTAGCACGATTACTTAAACCACTCTCCCAATTGGTAATTGCTATAGACAGAACACAATGGAGAAGCAATACCATTTTGGTGGTAAGTGCAATTTATCAGAAAAGAGCATTACCACTATATTAGTGTCTGCTAGATAAAGAGGGTTGCAGTAATTTGCAAGAACAAAAAAGTATTACGTTTAATAATTAGGTTATTGAAAAATAATCAATTAGTCATTATTGGGGATAGAGAATTTCATGGTACTGACTTAAGGAAATGGTTACATACTCAGGGTTTGAAGTATATCTTCAGACAAAAAGGACACCACTTGAGGGGGCGACAAGCAAAGTGAAACAAAAATACTGAACTTTAGACTAAATCGGTGATCTTCAATAAAAGAAGGGAGTCTGATTGAATACAGTTCCCCTTTTGGCAAAAGCTAAGAGAAGAATCACCTACTCTTACTCACCAATATGGAACGTACCTCCTTAAAAGGATTCCGTCAAACCACATATAAGTACTTAGGCAGAGTGAAAGACGCTAACTTTGAATTAACAGATGCGATATTACTAACGAGAAATGTTTATTGTCTAGCAGAGTTGTCCCTATCACGCCTTGTTTAGACGAAAATGCACAAGCCTCTAGGAGGCACTACAAGACCGCAGACCACAGCGACAGAAATTCATGCACCTAGATTATAGAACAGATACCAACCATGGAGAAACCTCTATTGGGAGGAGATCATACAAACTGGTCACAACCAGATACAGTCAAATTGAAAGAGAGAACCTATGAAGATAAGTGGTACATCCATAGCTGGAAATAAACCAATAACCATAGGACAGGGGTATAACACAATTGCTTGGATACCAGAAAAAGAAGGGAGTTGGGCATTACCTCTAAGACATGAACGAATCACAAGTGCCGAAAGTCCCATCTCAAAAACAATTTGGTAACTCAAACAAGTGTGTAAATATTTGGCTACCAGACCAATTTCCGTTTGGGATAGTGAATACGTTGTGGGCCTTTTGTCTTAGAAACTGGTAATATTCCCACAGATATTCTCGTTTAGTTGCGTTCAAATTTGTGGTTATAGGGTGAACCGGGAGATTATTCTGGGAAAGGCCGTCCGAAGAAACATGGTGATAAATTTAAACTGAATGAGCCAACAACATGAGGTGAGACAACATCTGTATTAAAAATAAATGACCCAAAATTGGGACATGTCCGGGTGAGATTATGGAAAAATTTACACTTCCGTCAGGCTGCTACACACCCACTGTTACTAATTAGGGTTAAATATCCCAACGCGCAAGGTAACATGAGAGTATCTAAACGTTTATGGTTGACTTGGGTAGGAGAAGAAATACCACCCCTAGAAGAAGTTTGGTCTCTTTACTTGCGTCGCTTTAACATTGACCATTGGTATCGCTTTTTAAAGCAACGTTTGCATTGGAATATACCGAATTTAAGCACTCGTAAGTAGTGTGAACAGTGGAGTGATATCATGCCTCTGATAACTTGGGAATTATGATTAGCCCATGATATCGTTACTGATCATCCTCTACCTTGGCAGAAGTCTCAGGATAGTTTGACCCCTGGAAGGGTTACTCAATCCATGAGTGGAGTTTTTGCAGCCATTGGTACTCCTGGTTCTGCACCCAAACCTCGCGGAAAGTCTCTTGGTTGATAACCCGGACAAAAGCTTCACCGTAAAAATCCTTACCCCCTCGTCAAAAAAAGTATCACAGTCACCTAAAGAACCATCTGTTGCTGTTTAATACTCAAGGTTATTCATACTTTTTCTAAGTCTCTGATTAACTCAGCCCTACTGGATCATTTTCCATACCTTAGTCTAAACTCCAGTTAATAAGTTTGAAGTAGATATTTTAGCTTAAATCAATTCGTAATTCGTAGTTAAAGAGCAGAAGCCTAGTATATTAATTTTGTCTTCTCTAACATCGTGAATTTTTGAAAATCTCACTCCTGTCACGTTTTTAATTAATTCGGAAATGATGTTTATATCTAACAAGTATAAATACGTCATCTTTAAAATTTAATACCGTCTAAAGGTAATAATCCTGCGTCCACCTCAGCAAAGTCTTCGTCCAGTACTTCAAGAGTGGAAAGGATTTGCAAGACCGATTTTCTCTTGATGAAGGAAATCATGGCAAAGAGAATACCATTTTGTATAATGGTAAGGGTTTCGGCCGTTTTTTTGGCTAGTTTAAGTAGGATTTGAAGGTTTTTTGGGAGTTCTACAAGGGTAATTTATGTCATGGTGGGTTCTGGTGTTAGGGAATAATAACTTTGGCGTACAAAAAAGGAAACAGGGAACATCTAAGAAACCTTAGTTCTGAATCTAGAGCTCAGTTGAAAAAAAACAGTGTCATTATTTCAATCTCATGTTTAAAAACATGAGTTTTTTCTGTTCCCTTTTCCCTGTGAAATCTATTTTACCTATGAGGGCATTGGTAATTAGAGAAGTAAAATATTTATTTTTTTAACAAAGGAGATTCCTGAGACTGGCAGGGCAAATGCACGCCTAATAGAATCAGCCGTAAATCGTTGTGTGTTCCCAAATTCTAATTTGACAATATCTCCTCTATTCGGAAAATAAGAATTAACTACCAATCCTCACTCCCCACAGCATTTCCCGTTTCCAATTTAGGATGAAATCAGGAGTTATACCAGGAGAGCAAATCATCAAGCGTATATTTTTTTCTTTTTTGTGGTGTAATCACAATACTGTTAGCGTCCACACTCAAATTTATCGCTATCCCTTCTGTTAAATTATACAACTGCATAATCCACATATCGCCGCATTTCCGGAGCTTGAAACCCTAACACAATATCTTCCTTTACTATCCCTCTTTACACAAGTTCTTGAGCTACTCTCATTTCCATCATATTTTGCTCAATCCAAATCTTTCCCTGCTTAATATCCAAATATAAAACACAACCATATACCTGCCGATGTTCATCCTATACCATATTCATGATCTAGTAATGGTCTTGTTCAAGCTCAAAAACGGTGTAGCAATTTATTAACCCATTGGCGATGAGAATAGCTGCATAATCTGTCAACAAAGACTGAATTATATGGGGATAAGAATCTATGGTATCCATTATACAATTACCTCTTAGATCGGGTCATAAATAATTTGTTTAATTTGATATGTTTACTAATAAAATTTCTGCAAATTCCCGTTTTAAAAAAGTTTCATAAGTAACCACAAGCATAGCTAAATAGAGAATACGAATTAGATCACTGATTTCTAAAGCCAGGTGATAGTTCAAAAACTGTCCTAACGCAGCATGGTAATTGGTCAGTGGCGAATCACTCGAGAGGGTCTTAATTTCAACTGCAATTTTTTCTTGGTCTCGCGCTGCTGCTAATAGTTGCTGGGTAACTAAATCAATTTCTTTCCTCTGTTCCGCCTACTTCTAGTCGCAGGAAATGATCGCTTATCTACCACTGCTCATTTTCCAAAGAAATTCTAACCACAGGATGAATCTATCTTTAGCTGCCATCGCTATCTTTCTCTGATTTACTTGCAATTTATAGAACAGTTGAAATAAAGAATGCACTTCGCCCCATCACACAGCGGAGCTATTCTCCTATTGCGTGGAGATCCGCGGAATATAAATACATTCGCGGAGCGTCTCCTAGAGAAACCCCTCCAGGACAATTGAACTGGGGCGGAGTACAAGCCAAGCTCCCCCTGCCATCTACCTCTTCTGACCGTAATTACACGCACCAAAAGCCATCTGGTGTGTTAACCAAATATTCCCAATGAGCGAACGCCAAGTTAGACATGAAATTCCCTGTACATTCACGGGAGGGTAGAATATAAAAAAAGCTTCCTGAAACCACGCTTCCAGGAAGCTAGATGTTAATTGTCATGTGATGGTTATTTCCCAGATGGATATTACTAATGTTGAGGTAAGCAACGTAGAAAGTCTCCCTCCCTCCGCCAGTAGAGTTGTATGTCATGATACTTCTGCATCTGTTACCGCTGAATTAGTAGAGGAGGTGATTCGCCAATATTATTACCTTACACCTGCTGTAGCAAATGATGAGGAGTTGATTTTGGCTTGGGCAGGGTCACAGAACCGTGAGCAAACTAAGCGAAAATACTATCGCTTTGGTCAAAAATTACTCACTTGGTTGAAAAATCAAGGTGTACGAGATTTACGGCTGGTTCAGGCACCAAAGTTACTGGAATTTATTGCTAGTTGGGGTGAGGTTTCTCCTTATACCAAATCTAACCAGGTGCTAATATTGCGATCACTATGGAGCTATGGTCATGGGGAGAATGTTGGCTATTTCTTACGGAATATTACTAGTAGTATAGATTACGATAATTTCAGTGACTTACCAAAGGCAGAGCGTTATTTAGAAGATTGGGAGATGGCACAGTTGGCTGATGTTGCCCAACGATTGAGGGAGCAGTACTGGCTAGTTTTTTCTTTGCTTTTTTATAGTGGGATGCGGGTGGGTGAGGTTGGTCGGGTGACGGTTCCTGGTGATAAACCGGGTCAGCCGAAGGAAGATTATCCGGGTTTATATTGGCACAATTTTAAATGGCAGCCCGACCCGATACCAGAAGATAGTTCCAGGGGATATTACACAATTAAGTTTCGGGGCAAGGGGGGAAAGTACCGGGAAATTGGTTTGGATCACGAAACTTCACGGATCTTTAAGAAGTACCGGGGGATGGCAGGTGAAAAGATGCCAGTGTTTCCGAATATGTCACCTAACCCGAAAAAGCGGGGTTTACCGTTGAGTGACCGGGCAATTAAAAGGTTGATTCAGGATATATCTGAGGTGGCGAAGGTAAAGTTTTCTTGCCACTGGTTACGGCATTCTCACGCATCGCGGGCGGTGGATAGTAAATCACTGTTTGAGGTGCAAGACCAGTTAGGGCATAGTAAGAGCGATACTACTAAGACCTATGTTCGTTCTAAAAAGGATGCGGGAACGGGGACTGTATTACCGAGGTTTTGAGGAGAAATATCAAAGTTAAAACAAATCCTTCGTTCTGTTA
This genomic interval from 'Nostoc azollae' 0708 contains the following:
- a CDS encoding XisH family protein — encoded protein: MDLVTQQLLAAARDQEKIAVEIKTLSSDSPLTNYHAALGQFLNYHLALEISDLIRILYLAMLVVTYETFLKREFAEILLVNISN
- a CDS encoding tyrosine-type recombinase/integrase → MDITNVEVSNVESLPPSASRVVCHDTSASVTAELVEEVIRQYYYLTPAVANDEELILAWAGSQNREQTKRKYYRFGQKLLTWLKNQGVRDLRLVQAPKLLEFIASWGEVSPYTKSNQVLILRSLWSYGHGENVGYFLRNITSSIDYDNFSDLPKAERYLEDWEMAQLADVAQRLREQYWLVFSLLFYSGMRVGEVGRVTVPGDKPGQPKEDYPGLYWHNFKWQPDPIPEDSSRGYYTIKFRGKGGKYREIGLDHETSRIFKKYRGMAGEKMPVFPNMSPNPKKRGLPLSDRAIKRLIQDISEVAKVKFSCHWLRHSHASRAVDSKSLFEVQDQLGHSKSDTTKTYVRSKKDAGTGTVLPRF